From Methylopila sp. M107, a single genomic window includes:
- a CDS encoding N-acetylneuraminate synthase family protein, whose product MVKVIAEIGCNHMGQMELAKELISVAAHVCKANYAKFQKRNNRELLPAAQYNAPHPVPANSYGDTYGAHREALEFTVDQHAELKEFCEAQGIGYSTSVWDITSAREIASLKPDNIKIPSATNLNYELQGFLAENYAGEIHVSTGMTTRDEIETVVKFYEERGRAKDLVVYSCTSGYPVAFDDVCLREIERLKDKYAGRVKAIGFSGHHLGIAADVAALALGAEWVERHFTLDRTWKGTDHAASLEPDGMRRLCRDLRNVEMALTFKSKDILDVEDVQRKKLKWQAPLRAAS is encoded by the coding sequence ATGGTGAAGGTGATCGCGGAGATCGGCTGCAATCACATGGGGCAGATGGAGCTCGCGAAAGAGCTGATCTCCGTCGCGGCCCATGTCTGCAAGGCGAACTACGCCAAGTTCCAGAAGCGCAACAACCGCGAGCTCCTGCCAGCGGCCCAGTACAATGCGCCGCATCCGGTTCCGGCGAATTCCTACGGCGACACCTATGGCGCGCATCGGGAGGCGCTGGAATTCACCGTAGACCAGCACGCCGAACTGAAAGAGTTCTGCGAGGCCCAAGGTATCGGCTATTCCACCTCGGTATGGGACATCACCTCCGCGCGCGAGATCGCCTCCCTGAAGCCCGACAACATCAAGATCCCGTCGGCCACCAACCTGAACTACGAACTGCAGGGCTTCCTCGCCGAGAACTATGCGGGCGAGATCCACGTCTCGACCGGTATGACGACGAGGGACGAGATCGAGACGGTCGTGAAGTTCTACGAGGAGCGGGGCCGCGCGAAGGACCTCGTGGTCTATTCCTGCACTTCCGGCTATCCGGTCGCGTTCGACGACGTCTGCCTGCGCGAGATCGAGCGGCTGAAGGACAAGTACGCCGGCCGCGTCAAGGCGATCGGCTTTTCGGGCCATCATCTCGGCATCGCGGCCGACGTCGCGGCGCTTGCGCTTGGCGCGGAGTGGGTCGAGCGGCATTTCACCCTCGACCGGACCTGGAAGGGCACCGACCACGCCGCCTCGCTCGAGCCGGACGGCATGCGCCGGCTGTGCCGGGATCTGCGCAACGTCGAGATGGCGCTGACCTTCAAGTCGAAGGACATCCTCGACGTGGAGGACGTGCAGCGGAAGAAGCTGAAGTGGCAGGCCCCGCTGCGCGCGGCGAGCTGA